A stretch of DNA from Cydia fagiglandana chromosome 24, ilCydFagi1.1, whole genome shotgun sequence:
CGGTGGATTTACGAGCGGTCTGCTTGGTACGGGCCATtgcgaaaaataaaaattactacgACACACGGTACTACGTTACGTCAACGAGTCACGAGAGGTAATAAACTTCGCAACGCCGAGAGGCGCTTTTTATGTGCTCGTCGGAAAGGGACGGAGTTAGTGTCCGTGTGAGCGAGAGGGTTATAAAATTCACATACACGGTCCCCCTCGCCCCTCTTTTCCTTTCTCACCAATGGTACGATTTCTAattacaataacattaatattattgaaatattattaataaatttgcttttttttttttttttttttaggtattatgtATGAGTTAGGACAGTTAGTTAGGTTCCGCGgagctaggttaggttaggattgtaaataacaatatttgaccgAGTCAGGTCAGCAAACCTAACTTAcgaggttaggttaagttaggcgatatttatgtaagtatactCGATATATTGTTCAAGTTTGATTTGTTTTGGAAATTCCTGGCATctggtaacctaacctaacttaacctgacCTAACTCCTAAAGAAACCTAACTCTAgcgaacctaacttaacctaacctaactctagCGAACCTAACATAACCTGACCTAACTCCTAGAGAAACCTAACTCTAGCGAACCTAACTtacttattttacagtacatatggtcctattttccggcactagtgcgtaaaatagcacattTCGtgctatgtcaaaagtttataaagggccatatgtacacgTCCCTAACcctatttaacctatattattaaGTGTTGgtaatgtgtaaataaataatattttttattgatatttatcgACAGATTGACACAGTATGCGCGGTTAGAAACTTCTTATATCATATTCAGAACGTATttgtggccctgaaaagggcctttttgGTTGTTGCACAAACCACACTCTCGAAGCGTGTCGTGTCGTCGCAATACGAACTACCTAAACCCATTACACTAAAAGTGTATTGAGAAGACAGACCGCATACGAGGAACGACGTACGCTTACTTGGAGCTGGTGTACTTGGTGACGGCCTTGGTGCCTTCACTGACGGCGTGCTTGGCGAGCTCACCGGGCAGCAAGAGCCTCACGGAGGTCTGCACCTCCCTGCTGGTGATAGTGGACCTCTTGTTGTAGTGAGCGAGGCGGGAGGCCTCGGCGGCGATGCGCTCGAAGATGTCGTTCACGAACGAGTTCATGATCGACATGGCCTTGCTGGAGATACCGGTGTCGGGGTGGACCTGCTTGAGCACCTTGTAGATGTAGATGGCGTAGCTTTCCTTGCGCTTatgcttcttctttttcttagaGTCCGACTTGGAGATGTTCTTCTGGGCCTTGCCGGATTTCTTGGCGGCCTTACCGCTAGTCTTGGGTGGCATTGCGATATAGTTAGATGCTTACAGTACGAGAGTCGAACtggaaatatgatatttttttacggTCGCCCGATCTTTGCTAGCGTAGCGTACGGGAAATAGGGGATTAAAGATCGAGCGTCGAGCCCGCGGTATCTCGACCAATAGCGTTCGTGCATCATTAACATCGTCTGTAGGCATGGTGGGGAGTGCGAGGGCGTGttgatattatgtatttaaatattcattattatattatcaataataaataaacattacccGCCTGATGTGCTAtgctatgtaataataataatgagttaaccaaaatatatttgaaccaTAACCATCTGTCATCAATTTTTATAACTGTAGGCGGCCAAAAATTtggtatattataattatttatttatttatcattcttTTGTTACAGAGACACACTGTTGTAGCTgagtaattaagtaagtaagtaagtaagtaagtaagtaagtcttTGATCCGTCCGAGCCATCCATAAACAAATAAGTGAGTGAGTGTATCCGAGTGtctaatttataatatatttaattatgtgatGTATGTGTTTTTCACTATAGGAACGATAATCACATTATAGTTCAGTACCTACTCTTACCGTAAttataattcattcataaatgtgtagtatcataattattttttttttttttttattattattattcatcgaTCTAATGACATCATATACGTATGCGttatgccatgaaacttataACTTTTACACAGAATTATAttgtggccctgaaaagggccttttgtAACGGTCACTCGGGCGGGAATGTAACAGAGGCCCCGTGCGTGCGATAAATGTACGCACGAGACAAATGCACACATTCACCAGTCGCCGTGTGTTACCGCTAGAGATGTAGCCTGATGAGAAGTGAGGACACTTAAGCCTTCTTCTCGGTCTTCTTGGGCAGGAGTACGGCCTGAATGTTAGGCAGCACACCACCCTGGGCGATGGTCACACCGGAGAGGAGCTTGTTCAACTCCTCGTCGTTGCGGATCGCCAGCTGGAGATGCCTAGGGATGATCCTGGTCTTCTTGTTGTCGCGAGCGGCGTTGCCTGCCAACTCGAGAACCTCAGCGGCCAGGTACTCCATGACGGCGGCTAAGTACACCGGGGCACCGGCACCGACGCGCTCGGCGTAGTTGCCCTTGCGTAAAAGCCTGTGGATACGGCCGACGGGGAACTGGAGTCCGGCACGGTTAGAACGTGACTTTGCCTTTCCCTTAACCTTGCCACCTTTACCGCGTCCAGACATGTTTGATGAGAGATTTAAGTTTTCAGTTTACACACAACGGACGAGAGCACGTATTGCTCGTGAGTGTCGgacaagaatatttttttagcaaGCCGCGCGTTAAGCTATATAGTCTCACGGAGCGCGCTGATAGTGGGGATATAACGAGCCGACATAACACGAGACCGATCGACCAATCGACGCCCCGCATGCAAGAGTgcgaatgaataaataaattaataacaaaatattctATAAGTAAGTTCATATAACTCCacattaatttatataatttggcCTATATCTATAGGCCATACGTACGTATACTAAGTATGTAGATAACTTACTAAATATTGTTTGAAATGTAAGACTTGCGTCAtatcatgtttatttatttatttacgttccAATAAAAAGTTGGTGTAAATTCATGATTAATGAAAACCTAATATAATCTCTATCAGTgtgataatcatcatcatcgtatTGATGACTTTTGTGCCTTGATATTCGACTTTTTACTCCGATCCGAACACCTTTtggtatgttatatatataaaaacactttcgatTCTCTCATTGATAAATCGATCGATCGACTCGTGTATGTGCTCATTGCAATGAAACAGAGGTGATATGAACCTTTGAATACATTTGTTAGCCCTGAAAAGGGCTTTTTGATGTGCGTATAACGCGCACAGGCGTATGACGTGAGTCGAGAAGAGGCGAGACACGtcgtcgtataatatttatagcaaCGACAATCGACATCTCCTCTACCATCACGACAACTACCGCGACCGATGTAAGGACGACGACGACAATATGGCGCAGTCTTCTTACTTCTTCGAGGCAGCCTTCTTAGCGGCGGGCTTCGCTTTGGGAGCGGCAGCAGCCTTCTTTGGCTTGGGAGCTTTAGGCTTCTTGGTCGGCGGCTTCGCGGTCTTCTTGGCCTTAGGCGCGGCGGCGCTCTTGCCCTTGGCGGGGGTGGAAGGTTTCTTCGCTGCGGGCTTctttttggcggcggcggcctTCTTGTCCTTCGTGGCGGCCTTAGGCTTGGCCGGGGACGCGGCGGCCTTCTTCGCCTTAGCCGGTTTAGCTGCGGCGGGCTTCTTAGCGGCGGCTGATGATTTAGCGCTAGATTTCTTGGCCGCGGCGGGTTTCTTGCCGGCGGATGAAGTCTTCGATTCCAGTTTGAACGAGCCGGACGCGCCCTTGCCTTTGGTCTGTATGAGTGCGCCGGATTCGACTGCGCTCTTCAGATATTTTCTAATGAAAGGGGCCAGCTTCTCGGCGTCGACCTTGTACTGGGCGGCGATGTATTTCTTGATAGCCTGCAGGGACGAACCGCTTCTCTCCTTCAGCTCCTTGATGGCGCTGTTAACCATCTCGGACGTCTTAGGGTGGGTGGGCTTCGCCTTAGGCTTCTTAGCGCCTGCGGAGGCGGACGCCTTAGGCTTCTTCGCGGGCGTCGCCGGGGCGGGAGCGTCGGCAGCAACTGCGgtatcggccatatttaaataaccaAGTAATATATGTAGTTTAACAAATTAGTAAATCGCACGAACTGCGCAAAGAGAACAGCGGACGCGTGTAAGCGGAGCGCTGCGCTGGCGAGTACTAAACACGAGTCGCATGGGGGCGCCACTTTTTATATATCCACTCCGGCTTAACCGTAACGCAGACCCTTATGTCGCGGGACGTTTTCTCGTAATAACACTTCCAACTTTTCACTTACTCGTTTATgattaaactaaatttatagtgaattatattataatgattataataaaattgcacatGTATATTCTTTATGAATTGATATATCTATTTTaatagaagttttaagttttggAACGCCGTTAAACGAATGAGGGAACTTTACTTTTGGTATTATAGGTTGCGGACACCTCGGGTCTgtttaaaaagtgatttttcttaATTAGAATTACATTTAACAATATTATGTGTCTTCCAGTTAAAAGCGAAGATACCATAGATAGATGTGACACAATAACAAAAGTAGAAAATTAtagttataatgttattttgacttGTTGTCTTCACTGTCGTAAAACAGCCGTACCGCGCCTTGGATTGCCTACGTTCAGCGGTTTGCTCTCTGCTGGTACCGATGTAAAACGGGATATGTATTTTATGTTacgtttatataattatgttctaTTATACATTACGATATCACCATATtcatgaatattattataattctgATGGTTTTTAAAAACTCTCTTCTACGAGGATCATACAGCAGCGCGAACTCACACTCTGAACGTGCGGgcatggtaggtaggtagaatcTCGTGTAGGTAggtcgtattttatttagttttggttttagtagtaaagtaaaaatttatctgaatattacgcctaatattaaaacaaacgatatacttaaaattaaattattgcaaTTAGTGTGTTTATCGTTGGACATAAGAATCTGTTTAGGTTGATATATTAGGttgatatatgtacttaattatattCATCATAGGGACACGAGAAGTCTTAGGCTTCTGAGTTACTATATGTAGTTAACCATTTTTATATaagttatattaatatttttgatgtgGTAAAATTGAGGTGAGTGGGTGAGGGGATGTTGGGTGTCCCTGTCTGTTTTGTGCACTATTTGCGAATCCTTTACCTAATTGGGCAGTTCATCCTGGTCGTCGTCGTTATCAGTACCTAGTAGTAGGTCACAGCCTCACAGGTGTCAGGTGATAATGcgattgtttgtttttaaaatatatatatggtgTTATTagtaaaactaactaaaaagtTAGCGAGTGTGCGTGTGTGAGAAATACATGTTTGGATTTGGAAAACGCGAGTAATAGGTGAAtactttattacttaattaattatttagatttgGGTTAGGGCGATGCTAGTCGGGAAGTCGggaaaaataaaaggaagaagaagaagatgatgatgatgatggttggATGGATGATTCTTGAAGAGAGGGAGAAATATCTGAATTTATGCATGCTGTACCTACTGGGAGGTGGGTGGTAAATAGACACGCGTGTAAAGCTCTAGCTGGAGACGTTCAATCGAATCTCTATATACTTAGTTATGCCTAttttatatacgagtacattacatacataggtatagtGGGCAGGCAAGGTCTActtactaataat
This window harbors:
- the LOC134676075 gene encoding histone H2B yields the protein MPPKTSGKAAKKSGKAQKNISKSDSKKKKKHKRKESYAIYIYKVLKQVHPDTGISSKAMSIMNSFVNDIFERIAAEASRLAHYNKRSTITSREVQTSVRLLLPGELAKHAVSEGTKAVTKYTSSK
- the LOC134676077 gene encoding histone H2A — its product is MSGRGKGGKVKGKAKSRSNRAGLQFPVGRIHRLLRKGNYAERVGAGAPVYLAAVMEYLAAEVLELAGNAARDNKKTRIIPRHLQLAIRNDEELNKLLSGVTIAQGGVLPNIQAVLLPKKTEKKA
- the LOC134676072 gene encoding histone H1C-like, with translation MADTAVAADAPAPATPAKKPKASASAGAKKPKAKPTHPKTSEMVNSAIKELKERSGSSLQAIKKYIAAQYKVDAEKLAPFIRKYLKSAVESGALIQTKGKGASGSFKLESKTSSAGKKPAAAKKSSAKSSAAAKKPAAAKPAKAKKAAASPAKPKAATKDKKAAAAKKKPAAKKPSTPAKGKSAAAPKAKKTAKPPTKKPKAPKPKKAAAAPKAKPAAKKAASKK